The Usitatibacter rugosus genome segment TTTCACCTTATGTGTACGACGCTCAAGGCGTCTGGACGACGTCGCCGATGTAGATCGGTCGCGTGCTGCGCATCACCATCGCGTACGACATCTTCTCGAAGACGCGGAAGACGAAGACGAGGCCGTTGCGTTCATCCGGCAGCTTCACGACGGCGCCTTGCAGCGACTCGCCTTCGGCGGTCGCGGCGGTCTTGTCGGCTTCCGAGGTGTACCAGTTCTTCTTGATCGTCGCCCACCAGTCGGAGCCGAAGCCGGTGACGACCGGACGGCCCGTGGCGTCGACGACCTCACCCTTGCGGTACGAGGCGAGCACGTGGCCGACTTCGATGCCGTCGCGCGAGCCGCGGTTGATGGTGATGATCGAGAACTGGCCGAGCTCGGCCACGCCACCGTCCACGGACATGATCACGCCCTTGATCGGCTTGTCGGGCGCACGCGGCACGTAGCTCGGGAAGCTGGTTTCGCGTGCCGGGGCGAGGCGATCGCCGCGGTTCATCTCTTCCTTGGCCTTCGTGATCTCGAGCGTCGTCGGGTTGCCGAAGCGCTTCACGCGGGCGTCGCCGACGTACTTGGCTTCGTAGCCCAGGATCTCGTTCGTTTCCGGGTCGCGGAGAGC includes the following:
- a CDS encoding LysM peptidoglycan-binding domain-containing protein, whose amino-acid sequence is MPPDAKRERAEAKGDPSKVTMADLAADAPDAYTVVKGDTLWGIAGRFLKDPWKWPQIWQLNRDQIKNPHWIYPGDVIRLDRSGANPSLSISSGGAGGTGPSGGTAADAAGNMQKVAPRIRVEPLASAVPSIPGSAIGPFLTQPLVVEADGLDKAPTILATEESRVVVGSGNTIYVDRIGERDGINWQVFRQGEALRDPETNEILGYEAKYVGDARVKRFGNPTTLEITKAKEEMNRGDRLAPARETSFPSYVPRAPDKPIKGVIMSVDGGVAELGQFSIITINRGSRDGIEVGHVLASYRKGEVVDATGRPVVTGFGSDWWATIKKNWYTSEADKTAATAEGESLQGAVVKLPDERNGLVFVFRVFEKMSYAMVMRSTRPIYIGDVVQTP